In Pseudomonadaceae bacterium SI-3, the sequence ACTGAGCGTCTCGGCGAGCCGCCATCCGTTAGCGGAACGGCGGCTCGTCGAAGCTGCGCAGCTTGCGCGAGTGCAGCGAGTTGAGCTGAGTGCGCAAGAGGTCGAGCGCGGCGATACCGATCTTCAGGTGCTGGGTCACGGCGCGCTCATAGAAAGCGTTGGCCGAGCCTGGCAGCTTGATCTCGCTGTGCAGCGGCTTGTCCGAGACGCAGAGCAGCGTCCCGTAAGGCACCCGCAGGCGATAGCCCTGAGCGGCGATGGTGCCGCTTTCCATGTCCACCGCGACCGCACGGGAGAGGTTGATCAGCGGCCGCTCCTGAGCCCAGCGCAATTCCCAGTTGCGATCATCGTAGGTCAGCACCGTACCGGTGCGCAGGCGCCGCTTGAGCGCTTCGCCCTGCTCCCCGGTCACCTGCGCCGCGGCTTCCTGTAGCGCCTGCTGCACTTCCGCCAGCGCCGGCAGCGGGATATGCGGCGGCAGAACCCGGTCGAGAATCCCGTCACGGCGCATGTAGGCGTGGGCCAGCACGTAGTCGCCGATGGACTGCGACTGCCGCAGCCCGCCGCAGTGGCCGATCATCAACCAGCAATGGGGGCGCAGGACGGCCAGGTGATCGGTGATGTTCTTGGCATTCGATGGGCCGACGCCGATATTCACCAGGGTGACGCCATCGCCATCTTTGGCCTGCAGGTGATAGGCCGGCATCTGGTAGCGATGCCAGAGCACACCGCCAATGATCGCCTGGGCTTCGCCCTCGTCCATGCCGCGCTCGATGATGATGTTGCCCGGCAGCACCATGCGCACGAAACGGGTGTCGTCGCGCAGCATGTCGAGACCGTGACGGATGAACTGATCGACGTAGCGGTGGTAGTTGGTCAGCAGAATCCAGGGCTGCACGTGGCGCCAGTCGCTACCGGTGTAATGCACTAGTCGGCGCAGCGAGAAATCCACCCGTGCACCATCGAAGAGCGCCAGCGGGAAGGGATCGGCATGCTCCCAGTCATACAGGCCGTCGGCGATGTCATCGGTGGCCGCGGATAGATCGGTGCTGGGGAACACCCGCGCCAGTTCGGCGGCAGTCACACCGGTCCCGGCCAGTTCGTCGCCCTGCTCGATCACATAGGGATAGGGAATGTTGCGTTCACTGATGCCCACCTCGACTTTGACGCCGAAGTCCTTGATCAGCGGTCGCAGCTGGTCGAGCAGGTAGCTGCGAAACGACGCCGGATGGGTCACGGTCACGCTGTAAACACCCGGTGCCTGCACCTTGGCGTAAGCACGGGTGGAAGCCGGCACCTCGCCATGGCACTCGTAGGTCAGGCGCAGCTCGGGATAATGGAAAAGCGCGCGCTCGGCGGCATCTGGCTCTTCGCGCGTCGTGACGTAGCGCTTGAGCGCCTGATTCAGTGCACGGGTGGCATGCTGGTGCAGCTCGGCAAGGTGGTCCACGGCCGCTTCAGCGCTGGTGGCAATGCGAAAAGTCTCGCCTGCTGGATTCATGGTGGGTTTCCTTGTTGATTCGTTGAAAACATCTTGCCTGCTGTTCGATGACAGCGGTAGCACCGCAGTGCTGCGATCATCGATCAGACGCGGCTATTCGCAGCGCCAGCGACTCCAGCCGCGCCTTCAATATCGCCAGGCTGGGCGCCGCGGTCAGGCTCAGGCGCAGCGCATTGGGCGCGCCATGGCCGACCGCGAACACGGCGGCTGCAGCCGCTTCGATCCCCGCATCACGGCACAGCACCGGCAGATCTTGGTCTTCGGCCAATTCCAGCCACAGATGCGGCGACGCATTTGACGAGGCAGACCCAAGCAGTTTCTGCGCCAGCCGCCAACGCCGGGTCATCTGCTCACGTTGCCAGGCCAGCCGACGCGCCGCGGTGCCGTCTTCAAGCCATTCGCAGCCGATCTGCAGGCATAGCGTCGACAAGGCCCAACTGGTCGCCTGCCGTTCCGGATCGATACGCGACAACCACTTGTCCGGTCCGGCGATAAAGCCGAGGCGCAACCCAGGCGCGACCGTCTTCGACAGACTGCTGATCAGCAGGGTGCGTTCAGGCAACGTGGCGGCCAGTGGTGGCTCGCCGCCAAGTGCGCCGTAGATATCGTCTTCGATGATCAGCAAGCCTCGCCGTCGCGCCACGGCGGCGATAGCCTCGCGGCGCTGCGTATCCATGCTCACGGCGGTCGGGTTCTGCATGCACGGCGTCAGGACCGCCACGCGGGCCGAGGTAGCGCGGGCCAGACGGTCGAGATCGTCCGGCAGAATGCCGAACTCGTCCATTGCGACCCCGTGCAGCGGCAGTCGTAACTGACGCCCGGCGGCCTTGATACCGGGGGACGTCAGGGCTTCGACCAGTACCGGCTCGCCTGGCTCGCACAATCCGATCAGCGCAGCGAACACGCCCTGCTGCGCCCCGGCACAAAGCATCACCTGCTGCGGCGGAATCTCAAGCGCCCGCCCACGCAACCAGCCGCTCACCGCCAGCTGGCCACGCTGCAGACTGCGCGCCGAGGGATAACCCTGCAGGCTCGCCAGGTCACCCATCGCGCACAGTGCCGCCATGCTGCGCTGCATGTCGTCATCGTCGGGGTCGAGGACCGGCAGGTTGGTCGAGAGGTCGACCAGTTCCGGATGGGCCTCCGGCGTCTTCAGCCGGAACAGGCTGGCCTCGCGGCTGCTGGCGAGCACATAAGTACCACGCCCTACCTCGCCACCGACGAGATGCCGACGCGCCGCTTCGCGGTAGGCCTGCATTGCCGTGCTGGGATTGAGGCCGAGCGCCCAGGCCAGCCGCCGCTGCGGCGGCAGTCGATCCCCCGGCCGCAGCTCGCCACGTGCAATGGCCGATGCAATGGCATCGACCAGCGCCAGGTAGCGCGGTTGGTCATCAGATTCGAGTTTGGGTAACCACATTGTTTGCCATGCAATATAGATATTTACCCATACAATGCCCGCCACCTAGGATCGACGTCAAACCCGCCGAG encodes:
- the amn gene encoding AMP nucleosidase, coding for MNPAGETFRIATSAEAAVDHLAELHQHATRALNQALKRYVTTREEPDAAERALFHYPELRLTYECHGEVPASTRAYAKVQAPGVYSVTVTHPASFRSYLLDQLRPLIKDFGVKVEVGISERNIPYPYVIEQGDELAGTGVTAAELARVFPSTDLSAATDDIADGLYDWEHADPFPLALFDGARVDFSLRRLVHYTGSDWRHVQPWILLTNYHRYVDQFIRHGLDMLRDDTRFVRMVLPGNIIIERGMDEGEAQAIIGGVLWHRYQMPAYHLQAKDGDGVTLVNIGVGPSNAKNITDHLAVLRPHCWLMIGHCGGLRQSQSIGDYVLAHAYMRRDGILDRVLPPHIPLPALAEVQQALQEAAAQVTGEQGEALKRRLRTGTVLTYDDRNWELRWAQERPLINLSRAVAVDMESGTIAAQGYRLRVPYGTLLCVSDKPLHSEIKLPGSANAFYERAVTQHLKIGIAALDLLRTQLNSLHSRKLRSFDEPPFR
- a CDS encoding PLP-dependent aminotransferase family protein, which codes for MWLPKLESDDQPRYLALVDAIASAIARGELRPGDRLPPQRRLAWALGLNPSTAMQAYREAARRHLVGGEVGRGTYVLASSREASLFRLKTPEAHPELVDLSTNLPVLDPDDDDMQRSMAALCAMGDLASLQGYPSARSLQRGQLAVSGWLRGRALEIPPQQVMLCAGAQQGVFAALIGLCEPGEPVLVEALTSPGIKAAGRQLRLPLHGVAMDEFGILPDDLDRLARATSARVAVLTPCMQNPTAVSMDTQRREAIAAVARRRGLLIIEDDIYGALGGEPPLAATLPERTLLISSLSKTVAPGLRLGFIAGPDKWLSRIDPERQATSWALSTLCLQIGCEWLEDGTAARRLAWQREQMTRRWRLAQKLLGSASSNASPHLWLELAEDQDLPVLCRDAGIEAAAAAVFAVGHGAPNALRLSLTAAPSLAILKARLESLALRIAASDR